The Ignavibacteriota bacterium sequence TTAGTTGAATTATTTTATGATTCAGCAATCTTATTTTCTTACTCTCTCGGAGTAGGAAAATTACATATTGTAATAAAGTATTAATTTCAATTATAATCAATGATTATATTATTTTTTATATAAAATATTAAACTAAATAGATTTCGTGTATTATTTAATTGCATTTTTTTATGGGAGAAAATCATATTAAAAAAATAAAATATTATAGAACATTTTGGGTAGGTTATCCGATCAGATAATCCTTTGCTCTACAAATGAAGTAAATCCATCATCTGTAAATATTAGATGGTCTAAAACCGATAAGTCTACTATTTTACCTGCCTCAACTAATTTCTTAGTTATTGAAATGTCTTCTCTTGATGGTTCCAAATTGCCGGATGGATGATTGTGAGCTATTATAATACTTTAATATTTTGCGATTATCGTTCCTCGAAATACTTCTCTTGGATGGACTAAACTGCTGTTTAACAATCCTTCTGATATTATCTCAAATCATATTACTTTATTACTAGAGCTTAACCAAAAACTACAAACTTTTCTTTTAATTCTCCTGCAAACAGAAAATTGAAATTCTCATAGATTGTTGACGAAGATGTAATTTTAACTTCCTTATTCTTAAGCTCTGGATAAGTCTCACTGGTATCCTTAAATTTCCAAGTGATTGTTTTGATGCAATGTTTCATGTGATGCTCCTGTGATTAAGATTGTTATTTATTAGTTTGGTTAAAATGAAAAGCCCTTCTTTGTGGGAAGGGCTTATTAAAATTATATAATTTTTAGAATATACTATTTTATAAAAGCATTTTTTTTCTGTAAATTCTCATGCCAGCAATTTGTAGAAATAAACTCCACTTGTTAATTCTTCTGCACTAAACTCGACTTCATAATTTCCAGTATTTTGATATTCATTTACTAATGTTGTAATTTCTTTTCCTAAAATATCAAAGACAACAATCTTCACTTTTGTCTTTTCTCTTACTATATTTAACGGTATTGTATATTTTATTTTTGTTTTTGGATTAAAGGAATTGGGGTAGGCCCCAAACATAGCTTTGATCAGCACCTGCAAAGAGGTATGAACCACTAATGGCAAGAGTCTCAATTTTCAAATAAGAAAGCCCCGTGTAAACTTCAGTCCAATTATCT is a genomic window containing:
- a CDS encoding T9SS type A sorting domain-containing protein, giving the protein MFGAYPNSFNPKTKIKYTIPLNIVREKTKVKIVVFDILGKEITTLVNEYQNTGNYEVEFSAEELTSGVYFYKLLA